One Sphingobacteruim zhuxiongii DNA window includes the following coding sequences:
- a CDS encoding PLDc N-terminal domain-containing protein produces the protein MLIDQLSYALFIWQLFFITHVLAMVIALIHVATNKQLNFINSIYIALVIVFVPLIGSVFYFTAFAKFLSRTKNS, from the coding sequence ATGTTAATTGACCAGTTATCATACGCCTTATTTATTTGGCAACTGTTTTTTATCACGCACGTACTGGCGATGGTTATTGCACTAATTCATGTTGCCACGAATAAGCAGTTGAATTTCATAAATTCTATTTACATCGCGTTAGTTATAGTTTTCGTGCCGTTAATCGGAAGTGTTTTCTATTTTACAGCGTTCGCCAAATTCCTTAGTAGAACGAAGAATTCTTAA
- a CDS encoding Na+/H+ antiporter, with protein sequence MLFVISQRFSVSYPILLVIGGLVISLIPGMPEVSINPDIVFLIFLPPLLFEAAWYTSWNSFWKYKRSIMIMGFGLVFVTSLAVAYLSVHIIPGFTLALGFLLGGIISPPDAVAATSVLKGVNMPKRGITLLEGESLVNDAASLTVFRLALAVIITGSFEPQKAIVDFFTLAIMGIFVGLIIGHILYVFLRYVAKSSSITTPITLIAPYIMYIVAEHFEWSGVLAVVAGGLFLSFRSKDYLDYHTRIQTREVWDTVGFLLNGFVFILIGLELPIIIAGIEDVSMEWAIQMALAITAIIIVLRIIFIYGSAFIPRMLFKIIRNNEYSPGWKLPLIIGWAGMRGVVSLASALAIPLTLSDGTAFPHRNLILFITFVVILVTLVVQGLSLPWLINGIKLEGNSEEIPEDVQIEAIRYRLAREGMKLIENKYTNELRESFTVKAIYTQMKRRLDTSASTIDEESKMRIANEKDLYKRVTQDVINQRRKTLYKMHSEKKYDDSLLRELEHNLDLEESRLNRK encoded by the coding sequence ATGTTATTTGTTATAAGTCAGCGGTTTAGCGTTTCTTATCCAATCCTGCTTGTTATTGGAGGACTAGTGATTTCACTGATTCCCGGAATGCCTGAAGTAAGTATAAATCCGGATATTGTTTTCTTAATATTTCTGCCGCCACTGCTCTTTGAGGCTGCTTGGTATACCTCGTGGAATAGCTTCTGGAAATATAAGCGATCAATTATGATCATGGGCTTCGGTCTCGTTTTTGTCACCTCGTTGGCAGTCGCGTATTTATCTGTACATATTATCCCGGGATTTACTCTTGCATTAGGATTCTTACTTGGAGGGATTATATCTCCACCTGATGCTGTTGCCGCAACCTCTGTATTGAAAGGTGTTAACATGCCTAAGCGAGGGATAACACTATTAGAAGGGGAGAGTCTAGTCAATGATGCTGCCTCACTTACTGTTTTTCGATTAGCCTTAGCGGTGATTATTACCGGAAGTTTCGAACCTCAAAAGGCAATTGTTGACTTCTTTACCTTAGCCATTATGGGAATATTTGTAGGTCTGATTATCGGTCATATCCTTTATGTTTTCCTACGTTATGTTGCGAAATCTTCCAGTATTACAACCCCGATTACTTTAATCGCCCCATATATAATGTATATCGTCGCCGAGCATTTTGAATGGTCTGGCGTATTGGCTGTAGTTGCTGGGGGATTATTTCTATCCTTCCGTTCCAAAGACTATTTGGACTATCATACCCGTATTCAAACGCGGGAAGTATGGGATACTGTTGGATTCCTTTTAAATGGCTTTGTCTTTATCCTGATCGGCTTGGAGCTACCAATTATTATTGCTGGGATTGAGGACGTTTCGATGGAATGGGCAATTCAAATGGCACTTGCTATTACCGCAATTATCATTGTGCTGAGGATTATTTTTATTTATGGTTCAGCCTTTATTCCAAGAATGCTGTTCAAAATTATTCGTAATAATGAATACTCTCCAGGATGGAAACTTCCTTTAATAATTGGATGGGCAGGCATGCGAGGTGTTGTTTCGCTAGCTTCAGCATTGGCAATTCCATTGACACTCAGTGATGGTACAGCCTTTCCGCACAGGAATCTTATTTTATTTATCACCTTCGTCGTAATTCTAGTCACGTTAGTCGTTCAAGGGCTTTCGCTTCCTTGGTTAATCAACGGAATTAAATTGGAAGGAAATTCAGAAGAGATCCCAGAAGACGTGCAAATTGAAGCTATTCGTTATCGATTGGCGCGAGAGGGCATGAAATTGATCGAAAATAAATATACCAATGAGTTGCGAGAAAGCTTTACCGTAAAGGCGATTTATACGCAAATGAAAAGAAGATTAGATACTTCTGCGTCGACGATAGATGAAGAATCGAAGATGCGAATCGCAAATGAAAAGGATCTTTACAAGCGCGTTACACAGGATGTGATAAATCAAAGACGTAAGACTTTATATAAGATGCATTCGGAAAAGAAATATGACGATTCACTATTGCGGGAGTTAGAACATAACTTAGACTTAGAAGAATCGCGTTTAAATAGAAAATAG